The nucleotide window CATCGTAAATAATGGATGCCGAAAGGTTCCCCTCAACAATCTGGCCATCCTGTCTCACATAGGTTATGGGGTATGCCCTCAATTTGCCCACACTACCATACTCTGGACCCCGCATCATTTGCATTACTTTTCTGGCATCCCCTTCTGAATAAACCTTTTCGATGTTCGTCTTACCAACTACGTCCTCTGCCTTACATCCAAGGGCTTCTTCGGCAGCCCGGTTCCAGATGATGATATTCCCTTTCATATCGGTCGCCATAATGGGGTTTGGTGAACTATGTATAGTCTTGTTCAGAAAATCGTGGGCCTCCTTGAGCTTTTTCTCCATCTCTTTTCGCTGAGATTGATCCACATTGATCCCTTCGTACCCTACTACATTACCATCCTGATCATAGCGAACATGGCTTGTGAGCAAAACCGAAATAGCCTTCCCATCTTTCCGTTTAAAATCAACTTCATAATCTATTACATGACCGTTTCGCTCGATCATCTCCTGAAATCTTTGACGGTCTTCGGGCATCAAATAGAGGTCTCTGGTTATATCAATCTCCAGAAATTCCTCTTTGCTTTTGTAACCCAGCATATCCAGAAGAGCCTGATTGGCATCTATGAACTTCCCCTTTTTACTGCTTATGTAAACACCACAGCGCACGTGTTCAAACAAACTTTTATAATCCTCTTCGGATGCCCTGAGTTCTCTCTCCATCCTCAATTTTTCTCTCAGGTCGGTGAATATGCCAACAGTCGCTATCTCCTTTCTATCCTCATAGACTATGGCAGCTGAGATGTTTATGGGTATATGTTCTCCATCTCTGTCAACCAGAGTACTCTGAGTTGTCTCTAACTTCCCTGTACCTCCGAATTCCTGGCTTCTTAACTTTCTCATAATATCTTTGGCAACACCTGGAGGATATAGACCTGTTATGTGCAGCTTTCCAATCACCTCTGAAGCTTTATATCCCAACAGTTTCGCAGCTACTTTATTAAAGATAACTATATTACCTTTTATATCAGCAACAATTATCCCGTCTACTGAGCTATCAATAAGGTTTTTAAAAAAATCATTGGCTTTTCGCAGTTCATGCTCTATGTTTTTCCTATCTGTAACATAGGTGTTTATTCCCTCATATCCAACTACTTTCCCCTTCTCATTGTTTAACTTCTCAATATCTCTATCCATCAGACATACCTCACTTTATGATTATATCGCAAGAACCTGATAAGTACCTAAGATTTGTACATAAAATAATACCACTTTCTTCTGTGAAAAGGAAGAAGGAAGTTTGTCGCAGAACTGATTTTTTACTTGACATTGCCGTTCAAAAAAAACTATTCTTTGCTCTAAATACTCAACCTCGGCAAACCCATCATATTTTGTATGCTAAACGTTTTGAGAGGAGGTTAGGGGCACGATGGATTTTAAATTTGGCGAAAAAGAGGAGAAGCTAAGGAAGGAGATCCGAGAGTTTGCAAAAAAGGAGCTGCCTTTCGGATGGCTTTCAACAATGTTGGAAGAGGAAAGCGAAGACGAGGACTGGGAATTTACTATGTCCATAGCAAAGAAGCTTGCGGAAAGAGGGTGGCTAACCATGTCCTGGCCCGAAGAATATGGGGGCAAGGGTGCTTCCCTTTGGGAGCAATTGGTATATTCTGAGGAGGCATCATACTGGGGGATACCAGGTGTTACAATGGGGATAGGCGGAGTTGACTGGGTAGGCCCTTCCCTCATGATGTTTGGATCAGAGGAACAAAAGAAGAAATACCTCCCACTCATTGCATCAGGAGAGCCGGATGGTATCTGGTGCACTGCATACAGCGAACCTAATGCTGGCAGTGATTTTGCCAAGATACGGACCCGTGCAGTGAGGGAAGGGGACGAATACGTTATCAACGGACAAAAGATATGGACCAGCGCTGCCCACAGGGCAAGATGGTGCTGGCTCGCAGTAAAAACAGACCCGAACGCCGCCAAGCCGCACAATGGAATCAGTGTCTTTGTCGTGGATATGAAAAGCAAGGGAATTACGATAAGACCCCTTATAAACTATGTGGGACTCCACATATTCAATGAAGTCTTCTTCGATGATTTAAGAGTCCCCGCTGCCAACCTGGTAGGTAAGGAGAACAATGGATGGTACCAGTTAATGCACTCACTGGGTTACGAAAGAGGAAGCATTGCCGGCAGATGTTACGGGTATAATAAAAGGATACTTGACGAGCTTATCGTGTATGCCAGGGAAAATGGTCTTTTCCGGGAAGGGGAAATACGCCACAAATTGGCCGACATCGCTATCGAAATTGAGACCCAAAAGGTACTCGGCTACGAAACCATCTGGAAAATGAGCAAGGGAGCCTCACCCGTCTATGAACCGTCAAGGGACAAGGTCTTCAATGACTACATATTGGAGCGGCTGGCGATGCTTGGGACGGAGATCATGGGGGGCTACTCACAAATAGACCCATTGAGTCGAAGCTGCAAATGGACTAAGCTGCATGGCCACATGGAAAGACTTTTCTGGTTGTTCCCCGGATTTGCATTCGCTGCGGGGACAGACGAGATAGAGTTGAATATCATCGGCCAGTTTGGACTGAAGTTACCCAAATCATATTGAGAGGGGGTAGAGACGGATGGACTTTGATTTTTCAGAAGACCAAGTGATGATAATAGATTCGGCAAGAAAGTTCCTGGAAAAAGAGTGTCCTAAGGACAAAGTAAGAGAGTTTAAAAAAGACGAGAAAGGTTATGATCCTGAGCTGTGGAGCAGAATGGCAGAGATGGGCTGGATGGGACTCATCTTGCCTGAGGAGTATGAAGGAACTGGAATGGATTTTTTTGCTCTCACGATCCTGATGGAGGAGATGGGCAGGAATATTCTCCCAGCCCCCTTCTTCAACACGGTTGCCCTCTGTTCGCTTCCTATACTCGAATACGGAACTTCAGAGCAAAAGAAGAGGTTCCTGCCAAAAATCGCCTGCGGGGAGGAGATATGGACCCTTGCATTAACAGAACCATCGGCCGACTACGAGCCATCGGGAGTGGGACTTCGTGCCATTTCTTCACAGGAGGATTACATTCTTGAGGGCACAAAGCTATTCGTACCCTATGCGAATGTAGCCGACCGTTTCCTGGTAGTTGCTCGAACAAGCCAGGAGCGAATCACGGTGCTCATTGTTGATGCAGGGAGCCAGGGGATAAAAACGGAAGTCATCCCTACTACGGCATATGATAAGCAGTGCGAGGTCGTGTTCGATAAAGTACGGGTTCCTAAAGACAATGTTTTGGGAGAGGCAGGCAAGGGATGGGAGATCGTGGAATTCCTCCTTCAAAGGGTATCTGTCCTAAAATGTGCAGAAATGTTGGGCGGAGCCCAATTCGTGCTGGAAATGGCAAATAGCTATGCTAAAGAGAGGGTGCAGTTCGATAAGCCCATTGGTTCCTTCCAGGCAATTCAACACAAATTGGCCGGGGTATTCATCGATGTCGAAGGATTGCGGCGACTGGTTTACGAGGCAGCATGGCATATAAGCGCGGGGACACCCTCTCGTTTGCTGACGTCTATGGCCAAAGCAAAGGCTAATGAGGTATACA belongs to Thermodesulfobacteriota bacterium and includes:
- a CDS encoding PAS domain S-box protein — protein: MDRDIEKLNNEKGKVVGYEGINTYVTDRKNIEHELRKANDFFKNLIDSSVDGIIVADIKGNIVIFNKVAAKLLGYKASEVIGKLHITGLYPPGVAKDIMRKLRSQEFGGTGKLETTQSTLVDRDGEHIPINISAAIVYEDRKEIATVGIFTDLREKLRMERELRASEEDYKSLFEHVRCGVYISSKKGKFIDANQALLDMLGYKSKEEFLEIDITRDLYLMPEDRQRFQEMIERNGHVIDYEVDFKRKDGKAISVLLTSHVRYDQDGNVVGYEGINVDQSQRKEMEKKLKEAHDFLNKTIHSSPNPIMATDMKGNIIIWNRAAEEALGCKAEDVVGKTNIEKVYSEGDARKVMQMMRGPEYGSVGKLRAYPITYVRQDGQIVEGNLSASIIYDAKGNEVASVGIFVDLGESLEMERRLRQTQEQLLQSEKLAAMGRLTSQIAHELNNPLYGIMNTLELMKTEISPENKRRKILDMALSETVRLSELLRKMLSFSRPDEEEKHSIDINIILDEILLLYEKQLREHTIRVSSSFAEGLGKVYASKNQLRQVFLNIISNARDAMPEGGTLTVKTNGGKDNVRIQISDTGIGIKEENLNKIFDAFFTTKDGARDTGLGLSVCYGFVKDHGGDIKVESKVGSGTTFTISLPVLIPSP
- a CDS encoding acyl-CoA dehydrogenase family protein, with amino-acid sequence MDFKFGEKEEKLRKEIREFAKKELPFGWLSTMLEEESEDEDWEFTMSIAKKLAERGWLTMSWPEEYGGKGASLWEQLVYSEEASYWGIPGVTMGIGGVDWVGPSLMMFGSEEQKKKYLPLIASGEPDGIWCTAYSEPNAGSDFAKIRTRAVREGDEYVINGQKIWTSAAHRARWCWLAVKTDPNAAKPHNGISVFVVDMKSKGITIRPLINYVGLHIFNEVFFDDLRVPAANLVGKENNGWYQLMHSLGYERGSIAGRCYGYNKRILDELIVYARENGLFREGEIRHKLADIAIEIETQKVLGYETIWKMSKGASPVYEPSRDKVFNDYILERLAMLGTEIMGGYSQIDPLSRSCKWTKLHGHMERLFWLFPGFAFAAGTDEIELNIIGQFGLKLPKSY
- a CDS encoding acyl-CoA dehydrogenase family protein produces the protein MDFDFSEDQVMIIDSARKFLEKECPKDKVREFKKDEKGYDPELWSRMAEMGWMGLILPEEYEGTGMDFFALTILMEEMGRNILPAPFFNTVALCSLPILEYGTSEQKKRFLPKIACGEEIWTLALTEPSADYEPSGVGLRAISSQEDYILEGTKLFVPYANVADRFLVVARTSQERITVLIVDAGSQGIKTEVIPTTAYDKQCEVVFDKVRVPKDNVLGEAGKGWEIVEFLLQRVSVLKCAEMLGGAQFVLEMANSYAKERVQFDKPIGSFQAIQHKLAGVFIDVEGLRRLVYEAAWHISAGTPSRLLTSMAKAKANEVYKRTCVEGIKVHGAIGFTEELDLGLYFIRTKASEFMLGDTGFHKERIAVELEDYQPLFISV